A portion of the Juglans microcarpa x Juglans regia isolate MS1-56 chromosome 1D, Jm3101_v1.0, whole genome shotgun sequence genome contains these proteins:
- the LOC121251336 gene encoding cation/H(+) antiporter 19, producing MATNTTSTTVCPAPMKATSNGSFQGESPLDFALPLAILQICLVVALTRVLAFLLRPLRQPRVIAEIIGGVLLGPSALGRNQKFLHTVFPAKSMTVLDTLANIGLLYFLFLVGLELDLRSIRRTGSKALAIAVAGISLPFILGIGTSFALRSTISKGVPQAPFLVFMGVAMSITAFPVLARILAELKLLTTDIGRIAMSAAAVNDVAAWILLALAIALSGSNSSPLVSLWVLLSGTAFVLFAIFFLKPALALMARRSPEGEPIKELYICITLSLVLAAGFVTDTIGIHALFGAFVVGIVVPKDGSFGRVLTEKIEDLVSGLFLPLYFASSGLKTNVATISGGLSWGLLVLVICTACFGKILGTTTISMLFKVPFREALTLGFLMNTKGLVELIVLNIGKDRKVLNDQTFAIMVMMALFTTFITTPIVTAIYKPARKGAPYKHRTVHRKDPETDLRMLACFHSTRNIPTLINLIESSRGIRKRGRLFIYAMHLMELSERSSAISMVHKARINGLPFWNNKREDTDQMVIAFEAYGQLSSVTVRPMTAISSLDNIHEDICTSAHQKRVAMVLLPFHKHQRLDGAMESLGGSFHKLNERVLRHAPCSVGILVDRGLGGTTQVLASEVSFKIVVPFFGGRDDREALAYGMRMAEHPGIMLTVVKFVVPSGKSLRHSHVPSVGISANKMMENKKTLEEADKSDSHDDRDQEEEDDLILSDFVSACSNNESMLFEEMKVESKRDVVEALKALNKFNLFLVGRMPPMARLVERSDCPELGPIGSFLASSDFSTTASVIVVQQYAPKANLQPLVEEQANNGDSYIEVPDTPMAT from the exons ATGGCCACAAATACCACATCTACAACGGTTTGCCCCGCACCCATGAAGGCAACCTCGAATGGATCATTCCAAGGTGAAAGTCCCCTGGACTTCGCGCTTCCCTTGGCAATTCTGCAGATATGTTTGGTCGTCGCTCTTACCAGAGTGCTTGCGTTCCTTCTTAGACCTCTCAGACAACCCAGAGTCATTGCTGAGATCATT GGAGGAGTATTGCTGGGACCTTCTGCATTGGGTAGAAACCAGAAATTTCTCCACACGGTTTTCCCTGCTAAGAGCATGACCGTCCTCGACACCCTCGCCAACATTGGCCTCCTCTACTTCTTGTTTCTGGTGGGTCTTGAGCTTGACTTGCGTTCAATTCGTCGCACCGGCAGTAAGGCCTTGGCAATAGCCGTTGCCGGAATCAGCCTCCCTTTTATTCTTGGGATCGGAACATCTTTCGCTCTTCGTTCCACCATATCCAAAGGAGTGCCTCAAGCTCCCTTTCTCGTTTTCATGGGCGTGGCCATGTCCATTACTGCATTTCCCGTCCTTGCTCGTATCCTAGCCGAGCTCAAACTTCTCACCACTGATATTGGCCGCATTGCTATGTCAGCTGCTGCGGTCAATGACGTTGCTGCCTGGATACTCCTCGCGCTTGCTATTGCTCTTTCCGGCTCAAACTCCTCTCCCCTCGTCTCCCTGTGGGTTCTACTCTCTGGTACTGCATTCGTGCTCTTTGCCATCTTTTTCTTGAAACCGGCACTTGCTTTGATGGCTCGCCGCTCTCCTGAGGGCGAGCCCATCAAGGAGCTCTACATATGCATCACGTTGTCCCTGGTGTTGGCTGCGGGATTTGTTACGGACACCATTGGAATACATGCACTTTTTGGGGCTTTTGTGGTGGGAATAGTGGTGCCAAAGGATGGGTCTTTTGGTCGGGTGCTGACAGAGAAGATTGAGGATCTGGTGTCGGGACTTTTCCTGCCACTCTACTTCGCTTCCAGTGGGCTTAAGACGAATGTAGCAACCATAAGCGGAGGGCTTTCATGGGGCTTGCTAGTACTGGTTATATGCACCGCATGCTTTGGAAAGATCCTTGGGACAACGACCATATCGATGTTATTCAAGGTGCCATTCAGGGAAGCCTTAACACTTGGATTCCTGATGAACACCAAGGGTTTGGTAGAGCTTATTGTCCTCAACATTGGCAAGGATCGAAAG GTGCTGAACGATCAGACTTTCGCAATCATGGTTATGATGGCGTTGTTCACTACCTTCATCACCACCCCAATAGTGACCGCCATATATAAGCCTGCTCGGAAGGGAGCCCCCTACAAGCACCGGACTGTCCATCGGAAAGACCCGGAAACAGATCTCCGAATGTTGGCTTGCTTCCACAGCACGCGTAACATCCCTACCTTAATCAATCTCATCGAGTCTTCTCGCGGGATCCGTAAGCGAGGGCGGCTTTTCATATATGCCATGCACCTGATGGAACTTTCGGAAAGATCTTCAGCAATCTCGATGGTTCACAAAGCACGCATCAATGGTCTCCCCTTCTGGAACAACAAACGCGAAGACACAGATCAAATGGTCATTGCATTCGAGGCTTATGGACAGCTCAGTAGCGTAACTGTACGTCCCATGACAGCCATCTCCTCTCTCGACAACATTCACGAGGACATTTGCACAAGTGCGCACCAGAAGCGTGTTGCCATGGTTCTGCTTCCATTTCATAAGCACCAGCGTCTAGATGGAGCCATGGAGTCACTTGGGGGCTCTTTCCATAAGTTGAACGAGCGCGTCCTCCGCCATGCCCCTTGCTCCGTGGGAATTCTGGTTGACCGTGGCCTTGGAGGTACGACACAAGTCTTGGCCAGTGAAGTTTCTTTCAAAATAGTGGTGCCCTTCTTCGGGGGACGCGACGATCGTGAAGCACTGGCGTATGGGATGAGGATGGCTGAGCACCCGGGGATAATGCTCACTGTCGTGAAATTTGTGGTTCCATCAGGAAAATCACTGAGACATAGTCATGTTCCATCTGTTGGTATATCAGCCAACAAGATGATGGAGAACAAGAAAACATTAGAAGAAGCCGACAAATCAGACAGTCATGATGATCGAGATCAGGAAGAGGAAGACGATCTCATCTTGTCAGACTTCGTGAGCGCATGTAGCAACAACGAGTCGATGTTGTTCGAGGAAATGAAGGTTGAAAGCAAGAGGGATGTGGTGGAGGCATTAAAAGCCTTGAACAAGTTCAATCTGTTTTTGGTAGGAAGAATGCCGCCAATGGCACGGTTGGTAGAGAGAAGCGATTGTCCAGAGTTAGGGCCGATAGGAAGCTTCTTAGCATCATCAGACTTCTCGACCACTGCATCTGTAATAGTTGTTCAACAGTATGCCCCGAAAGCAAATCTTCAGCCACTGGTGGAGGAACAAGCCAATAACGGAGACAGTTATATTGAGGTGCCTGATACACCTATGGCAACATGA